In one window of Aquimarina spinulae DNA:
- a CDS encoding lipocalin family protein yields MNSKINITILTTILFTFSFHNIGAQTLNKNAFLKKWNLDTYKTGVKKYPPSKKERNDYILFKKDMTFISMSEGKKESGVWMLNTNGGYIMMTDDKRETVKAYIITLTSRDLVLYFDIEEIRGIEVHYSSNL; encoded by the coding sequence ATGAACAGCAAAATAAACATAACAATTCTAACGACGATATTATTCACTTTTTCGTTTCATAATATCGGTGCACAAACCCTGAATAAGAATGCTTTCCTAAAGAAATGGAATCTGGATACTTATAAGACCGGAGTTAAGAAATACCCACCATCCAAAAAAGAAAGAAATGATTATATCCTTTTTAAAAAGGATATGACCTTTATCTCTATGTCTGAAGGAAAAAAAGAGAGTGGTGTCTGGATGCTAAATACTAATGGAGGTTACATAATGATGACTGATGACAAAAGAGAGACCGTAAAGGCATACATCATCACTTTAACATCCAGAGATTTAGTGTTGTATTTTGATATTGAGGAGATTAGGGGAATAGAGGTTCATTATAGTTCTAATTTATAA
- the pheT gene encoding phenylalanine--tRNA ligase subunit beta gives MKISYNWLKQFINIDWDAEKTGELLTDLGLEVEGIESYQSVKGGLEGVVIGQVLNCEKHPNADKLKVTKVDLGNGEPVQIVCGAPNVAAGQKVPVATIGTKLYNDKGEEWVIKKGKIRGEESHGMICAEDELGLGKSHDGIMVLSTDITVGTKAADIFDIENDYVFEIGLTPNRADAMSHLGTARDLKAGLLQKDLNLELITPSVSNFRVENRLNKIDIEVKNNEMAPRYCGVTISDIKVAESPAWLQHRLKAIGITPKNNVVDVTNYVLHELGQPLHAFDAHYIEGNKIEVKTVDAGTKFTTLDEVERELHQEDLMICDAVKPLCIAGVFGGVNSGVTERTTSIFLESAYFDPISIRKTAKRHGLNTDASFRFERGIDPNITEYALKRAALLIQELAGGNISSEIMDLYPKKIEDFQVILSFENTTKLIGEEIPQDTIKRILTSLDIKINSVTETGIGLTIPAYRNDVQREVDVIEEILRVYGYNTIGFTQKLNASISNIDRFSDYNVQNTISNQLVGLGFYEMLANSLTSPDYIALSEQLKNENNVEMLNPLSNDLAVMRQSMLFSGLEAVSYNSNRKRSDLKLFEFGKTYHNYEDKRIENKHLSIIVSGSRSKETWTASPQASDFFYLKGIVFSVLERLGLTRLKTSPIKNDVFTEGLSLSIGKAQLVDFGILKKSVLKHFSISQEVLYADFNWDVILEYAKHNKLKYKGIPKFPEVRRDFALLLDDSIKFEEIHTIAKQTEKQILKDVNLFDVYQGKNLPKGKKSYAVSFILQDDNKTLTDKQIDKIMNKLQYNFENKLGAELR, from the coding sequence ATGAAGATTTCATATAACTGGCTGAAGCAATTTATTAATATCGATTGGGATGCAGAGAAAACCGGAGAGCTCCTTACCGATCTGGGGTTAGAGGTAGAAGGAATAGAATCCTATCAAAGTGTAAAAGGAGGATTAGAAGGTGTTGTTATAGGGCAAGTTCTTAATTGCGAGAAACATCCAAATGCAGATAAGCTTAAAGTTACCAAAGTAGACTTAGGTAATGGTGAACCGGTTCAGATTGTTTGTGGTGCTCCTAACGTTGCCGCTGGGCAAAAAGTCCCTGTTGCTACTATTGGCACAAAACTTTATAATGATAAAGGTGAAGAATGGGTCATAAAAAAAGGAAAAATAAGAGGTGAAGAAAGCCATGGTATGATCTGTGCCGAAGATGAATTAGGGTTAGGAAAAAGTCATGACGGGATTATGGTCTTAAGTACTGATATCACTGTAGGGACTAAAGCTGCAGACATATTTGATATTGAAAATGATTATGTGTTTGAAATTGGATTAACTCCAAATCGTGCAGACGCAATGAGTCATTTGGGTACTGCACGTGATCTCAAAGCAGGGCTACTACAAAAAGACCTTAATCTAGAACTTATTACTCCTTCTGTAAGTAATTTCAGAGTAGAAAACAGGCTAAATAAAATTGATATCGAAGTCAAAAATAATGAGATGGCACCCAGATATTGCGGTGTAACGATTTCTGATATTAAAGTAGCAGAATCTCCTGCCTGGTTGCAACATAGATTAAAAGCGATAGGAATTACTCCCAAAAATAATGTTGTAGATGTTACCAATTATGTTTTACATGAGTTAGGACAACCTTTACATGCATTTGATGCACACTATATTGAAGGGAATAAAATTGAAGTAAAAACTGTTGATGCCGGTACCAAATTTACAACTCTAGATGAAGTAGAAAGAGAATTACACCAAGAAGATCTTATGATCTGTGATGCTGTAAAACCACTTTGTATTGCTGGTGTATTTGGAGGGGTAAACTCTGGTGTTACAGAAAGAACAACATCAATTTTCTTAGAAAGTGCTTACTTTGATCCTATTAGTATTCGTAAAACTGCAAAACGACATGGTCTAAACACAGATGCTTCTTTTAGATTTGAAAGAGGTATTGATCCAAATATCACCGAATACGCATTGAAAAGAGCCGCTCTACTAATACAGGAGCTGGCAGGAGGTAATATTTCTAGTGAAATCATGGATTTATATCCTAAAAAGATTGAAGATTTCCAGGTGATTTTATCTTTTGAAAATACTACAAAGTTAATTGGTGAAGAAATACCTCAAGATACTATTAAAAGGATTCTCACTTCATTAGATATTAAAATCAATAGCGTGACCGAGACAGGAATAGGTCTTACCATTCCGGCATACAGAAATGATGTACAAAGAGAAGTTGATGTAATAGAAGAAATTCTTAGAGTATACGGTTATAATACTATTGGTTTTACTCAAAAATTGAATGCTTCGATATCAAATATTGATAGGTTCTCTGATTATAATGTGCAAAATACCATATCAAATCAACTTGTTGGTCTGGGATTTTATGAGATGTTAGCCAACTCGCTTACTTCTCCTGATTATATTGCCTTGAGTGAACAGCTTAAAAATGAGAATAATGTAGAAATGCTAAATCCACTTAGTAATGATTTGGCAGTAATGAGGCAATCCATGTTATTTTCGGGATTAGAGGCTGTATCCTATAATAGTAATAGAAAACGATCAGATCTTAAATTGTTTGAGTTTGGAAAAACATATCATAACTATGAAGATAAAAGAATAGAGAATAAACATCTAAGTATTATTGTTTCTGGAAGTAGGTCTAAAGAAACCTGGACTGCAAGCCCGCAAGCAAGTGATTTCTTTTATTTAAAAGGAATAGTATTTTCTGTTTTAGAACGTTTAGGGCTAACAAGATTAAAAACATCTCCTATAAAGAACGATGTTTTTACTGAAGGGCTTTCTTTAAGTATTGGTAAAGCGCAATTAGTAGATTTTGGAATACTAAAAAAATCTGTACTTAAACATTTCTCTATTTCTCAGGAAGTATTGTATGCCGATTTTAACTGGGATGTTATTTTAGAATATGCGAAACACAATAAACTAAAGTATAAAGGTATTCCTAAATTTCCTGAAGTACGTCGTGATTTTGCTTTGCTATTAGACGATTCTATAAAGTTTGAAGAAATTCATACTATCGCCAAGCAAACCGAAAAACAAATTCTAAAAGATGTAAACTTATTTGACGTGTACCAGGGTAAAAACCTTCCTAAAGGAAAAAAATCGTATGCTGTAAGTTTCATTTTACAGGACGACAATAAAACACTTACCGATAAACAAATCGATAAGATCATGAACAAATTGCAGTACAATTTTGAAAATAAATTAGGCGCTGAACTTAGGTAA
- a CDS encoding AraC family transcriptional regulator has translation MGNPTQLERYKKLILYIEERFKNEISKKEIEDISFYSYRNINRIFLALHHETIGQYIKRIKLEKAAEYLKFSTENISDIAHEIGYSDIAAFSKAFKKQFKSSPSSFRNSNKIKEYITQKAIFPLENTQEQILKYEIEEIPGFDILYLTYQGSYENIKGIEKTWKQLISYASKHSLLKDETIILGEILDDDAITDTLHCRYNAGIILEKEIDFSLKGLFKTKHIPKQKYAKFIHKGSHESSTDTYNLIYGYWITEVQLEFEDKPTLEFYLNDESNTPKKELLTEIYIPVK, from the coding sequence ATGGGAAATCCAACACAACTGGAACGTTATAAAAAACTAATTCTCTATATAGAAGAAAGGTTTAAAAATGAAATCAGTAAAAAAGAAATAGAAGACATATCGTTTTATTCGTATCGAAATATAAATAGAATATTTCTTGCATTACATCACGAAACTATAGGACAATACATAAAGAGGATAAAACTAGAAAAGGCAGCAGAATATCTAAAATTTTCAACCGAGAATATCTCGGATATTGCCCATGAAATTGGATATAGTGACATTGCCGCTTTTAGTAAAGCCTTCAAAAAGCAGTTTAAAAGCTCTCCTTCTTCTTTTCGAAATTCGAACAAAATCAAAGAATACATTACTCAAAAAGCCATCTTCCCATTAGAAAATACTCAAGAACAAATTCTTAAGTATGAAATCGAAGAAATTCCTGGTTTTGATATTTTATATTTAACTTATCAAGGGTCCTATGAAAATATTAAAGGAATAGAGAAAACCTGGAAACAATTGATCTCATATGCGTCAAAACATAGCTTATTAAAAGATGAAACAATTATATTGGGAGAAATACTAGATGATGACGCAATCACCGATACTTTACATTGCCGATATAATGCCGGAATTATACTAGAAAAAGAAATAGATTTTTCTCTAAAAGGGTTATTTAAAACCAAACATATACCCAAGCAAAAATATGCTAAGTTCATACACAAAGGTAGTCATGAGAGCTCTACAGACACCTATAATTTGATCTATGGGTACTGGATAACCGAAGTACAGTTAGAGTTTGAAGACAAACCAACTTTAGAGTTTTATCTTAATGACGAATCTAATACTCCTAAAAAAGAACTCCTTACCGAGATTTATATTCCTGTAAAATAA
- the pta gene encoding phosphate acetyltransferase produces MSKAVYIATIEPNSGKSIVVLGMMRMLLGKVARVGYFRPIIDDPKEGEVDNHINTVISHFELDINFKKAYAYTRSEVLQKYNQGKSGEIIDEIIRKYKNLEERFDFILVEGTDFSDEGNIIEFDINVIIAKNLGIPAVIVASGIDKQNDEIVSNLKLAYDTFNSKDVEVLAMVANKVTQGCEKQLENSFEKDFGNNVDRIIIPKINSLINPTIKEIVNELEGNVLFGKEYLNNQAGSFGVGAMQLRNYLTHLKDNSLVITPGDRADIILGVLQANISDNYPKISGIILTGGIIPEPPILKLIEGVSLSFPIISVPSGTFSITNKIGAIKSKIYLDNLQKINTSISIFEKYVNEDRLADKLITFKSEGLTPRMFQYNLLRRALKHKKHIVLPEGSDERILRATSRLLASGVVDITLIGNEKKIKSKATKLDIPIDFDKIQIVFPTESPYYDEYVQTFYELRKHKNVNLDMAKDMMADVSYFGTMMIYKGHADGMVSGAVHTTQHTIRPALQFIKTKPGVKVVSSVFFMCLADRVSVFGDCAINPNPNAEQLAEIAISSSESAAAFGIEPKVAMLSYSSGTSGKGEDVEIVREATAIVKEKHPDLKIEGPIQYDAAVDLEVGQSKLPNSEVAGQASVLIFPDLNTGNNTYKAIQRETGALAIGPMLQGLNKPVNDLSRGCTVDDVYNTVIITAIQAQGL; encoded by the coding sequence ATGAGTAAAGCCGTTTATATTGCTACTATAGAACCTAATAGTGGTAAATCTATTGTTGTTTTAGGTATGATGCGTATGCTTCTGGGTAAAGTAGCCAGAGTAGGGTATTTTAGACCAATTATCGACGATCCTAAAGAAGGAGAAGTTGATAATCATATTAATACTGTAATATCGCATTTTGAATTAGATATTAACTTCAAAAAGGCCTATGCGTATACTAGAAGTGAAGTACTTCAAAAATACAACCAGGGTAAATCAGGAGAAATTATAGATGAGATTATCAGGAAGTATAAAAACCTTGAAGAAAGATTTGATTTTATATTAGTAGAAGGTACTGATTTTTCTGATGAAGGTAATATTATTGAATTTGATATTAATGTTATTATAGCAAAAAACCTGGGTATCCCGGCAGTTATAGTAGCAAGCGGAATTGATAAGCAAAATGATGAAATTGTTAGTAATCTAAAACTGGCATATGATACTTTTAATAGTAAAGATGTAGAAGTTTTGGCTATGGTAGCAAATAAGGTTACCCAAGGTTGTGAAAAGCAATTAGAAAATAGTTTTGAAAAAGATTTTGGGAATAATGTCGATCGTATTATTATCCCCAAAATTAATTCTTTGATTAATCCTACTATCAAAGAGATTGTAAACGAATTAGAAGGGAATGTGTTGTTTGGTAAAGAATACCTAAATAATCAGGCTGGTAGTTTTGGAGTAGGAGCTATGCAATTACGTAACTATCTTACACATCTTAAAGATAATAGTCTTGTCATTACTCCCGGAGATCGTGCAGATATCATTTTAGGGGTATTGCAAGCAAATATCTCTGATAATTATCCTAAGATTTCGGGGATTATACTTACCGGAGGAATTATTCCCGAACCACCAATACTTAAATTAATAGAGGGTGTTTCCTTATCTTTTCCCATTATATCGGTACCTAGTGGTACATTTTCTATTACCAATAAAATAGGAGCAATTAAGTCTAAAATCTATCTGGATAATCTACAAAAGATAAATACTTCGATTAGCATATTCGAAAAATATGTTAATGAGGATCGATTAGCAGATAAACTAATTACATTTAAGTCAGAAGGGTTAACCCCCCGAATGTTTCAATATAATTTATTAAGACGTGCTCTAAAACATAAAAAGCATATTGTTCTTCCAGAAGGATCTGATGAAAGAATTTTAAGAGCTACCTCTAGACTATTAGCTTCTGGAGTTGTGGATATTACTTTAATCGGAAACGAAAAGAAAATAAAGAGTAAAGCTACAAAACTGGATATTCCGATAGATTTTGATAAAATACAGATTGTTTTCCCTACAGAATCTCCTTATTATGATGAGTATGTACAAACATTTTATGAGCTAAGAAAGCACAAAAACGTAAATCTGGATATGGCCAAAGATATGATGGCAGACGTATCCTATTTTGGTACGATGATGATATACAAAGGGCATGCAGACGGAATGGTATCGGGAGCGGTACATACTACACAACATACAATTAGACCAGCGTTACAATTTATAAAGACCAAACCAGGAGTAAAAGTTGTTTCTTCTGTATTCTTTATGTGCTTAGCAGATCGGGTATCAGTCTTTGGTGATTGTGCAATTAACCCTAATCCTAATGCAGAACAATTGGCAGAAATAGCAATTTCTTCTTCAGAATCGGCAGCAGCTTTTGGGATCGAACCAAAAGTAGCTATGTTATCATATTCGTCGGGAACCTCTGGTAAAGGAGAAGATGTAGAAATAGTTAGAGAAGCAACTGCCATTGTAAAGGAAAAACATCCTGATCTAAAAATAGAGGGACCGATACAATATGATGCAGCAGTAGATTTAGAAGTTGGACAAAGTAAATTACCAAATTCTGAGGTAGCAGGTCAGGCAAGTGTTTTGATATTTCCAGATTTAAATACAGGAAATAATACCTATAAAGCTATTCAACGAGAAACAGGAGCATTAGCTATTGGCCCCATGTTACAAGGATTAAATAAACCCGTTAATGATCTAAGCAGGGGATGTACTGTTGATGATGTGTATAATACCGTAATTATAACAGCAATTCAAGCTCAGGGATTATAA
- a CDS encoding porin family protein — protein sequence MKKTIKLMLCTVLLGIITISAQEKQNGIEFGIKAGANLTEFRNTSSKFKIGIMGGVFSQYRLSEKLAIRSEILYSAQGAKSKNNSGKIKLNYINVLPALIKFYPINKLSLEAGPHVGYLLGGKGGGFVKSNFKKIDYGVALGIGYLLTDNLEVGIRYNLGLADITKQNNTSLKNSVFQAGISFKL from the coding sequence ATGAAGAAAACAATTAAATTAATGTTATGTACAGTGTTATTGGGGATAATAACTATAAGTGCACAGGAAAAGCAAAATGGGATAGAATTTGGAATTAAAGCAGGGGCTAATCTAACGGAATTTAGGAATACATCTTCTAAATTTAAAATAGGAATAATGGGAGGAGTGTTTTCTCAATATAGACTATCCGAAAAATTAGCAATTCGGTCCGAAATACTGTATTCTGCCCAAGGAGCTAAATCAAAAAATAATTCTGGAAAAATAAAATTAAACTATATTAATGTGTTACCTGCATTGATAAAATTCTATCCCATTAATAAGTTAAGCCTCGAAGCGGGACCTCATGTAGGATATTTGTTAGGGGGCAAAGGAGGAGGTTTTGTTAAAAGTAACTTTAAGAAAATCGATTACGGAGTAGCTTTGGGTATAGGGTATTTGTTAACTGATAATTTAGAAGTTGGAATTAGATATAACCTTGGATTGGCAGATATTACCAAACAAAATAATACATCGCTTAAAAACTCTGTGTTTCAAGCAGGTATATCTTTTAAATTGTAA
- a CDS encoding DUF418 domain-containing protein, whose translation MQKRIIGIDVARALAIFGMIIVNFKMVFGNHGNLLLNTFLGVLDGKAAATFVVLAGVGISLLTKNAIHQNNEEALNRNKNKLLKRALFLFLIGISYSTIWQADILHFYAIYILLAIFLIKSNPKTLVSIAIGMIILYPILMILWNYDSGWDYTKMEYTNLWTVKGFLKNLFFNGFHPVIPWSAFMIIGMWFGKMELDNTRVVTKALWVSLSVFIVVQIMSYFSIVFFSMGDQEIITELTPILGTDPMPPLPLYMVSGSSIAIFLISFCILISKKYESTTFIGILKNTGQLALTFYIAHVIIGMGCIEIINPSKMGEYTINFSFLYALFFCIACVIFSMISKKYAKYGPVEWIMRKLTD comes from the coding sequence ATGCAAAAAAGAATTATCGGAATAGATGTAGCAAGAGCATTGGCTATTTTTGGGATGATTATCGTTAATTTTAAAATGGTATTTGGAAATCATGGCAACCTTCTCTTGAATACTTTTTTAGGAGTATTAGATGGAAAAGCAGCCGCAACTTTTGTAGTTCTGGCAGGTGTAGGAATTTCATTACTAACAAAAAATGCGATACATCAAAATAATGAAGAAGCGTTAAACAGAAACAAAAATAAACTTCTTAAAAGAGCTCTATTTCTTTTCTTAATTGGTATATCCTATTCAACAATCTGGCAAGCAGATATTTTACACTTTTATGCGATATACATATTGCTGGCAATATTTTTAATAAAAAGTAATCCAAAAACACTAGTATCAATAGCAATAGGAATGATTATATTATATCCTATACTCATGATATTATGGAATTATGATAGTGGATGGGATTATACTAAAATGGAGTATACAAATCTATGGACAGTAAAAGGTTTTTTAAAAAATCTTTTTTTTAATGGTTTCCATCCTGTCATTCCATGGAGTGCATTTATGATTATAGGAATGTGGTTTGGTAAAATGGAATTAGATAATACTAGAGTAGTTACAAAAGCATTGTGGGTTAGTCTTTCTGTATTTATAGTAGTACAGATAATGTCATATTTCTCAATTGTATTCTTTTCTATGGGAGATCAAGAAATTATCACAGAATTAACTCCAATTCTTGGAACAGATCCTATGCCTCCATTACCTCTATACATGGTTTCTGGGAGTAGTATAGCCATATTTCTTATTTCTTTTTGTATTCTAATTTCAAAAAAATATGAGAGTACTACTTTTATAGGTATTCTAAAAAACACAGGACAACTTGCTTTAACTTTTTATATAGCACATGTTATCATAGGAATGGGATGTATAGAAATTATCAATCCTTCAAAAATGGGAGAGTATACTATAAACTTTTCGTTTTTATACGCCTTGTTCTTTTGTATAGCATGTGTTATTTTTTCAATGATTAGTAAAAAATATGCAAAATATGGTCCTGTTGAATGGATAATGCGAAAATTAACCGATTAA
- a CDS encoding DUF2911 domain-containing protein gives MKQFNLITTCIVSAMMLLSIQTNAQLTTPEGSQRAQVMQRVGITNITIDYGRPSVKEREIWGKLVPYGYNNLGFGTSKAAPWRAGANSNSTITFTHDVKIEGKDIKAGTYGLHVALKEDGGATVIFSNNSTSWGSYFYDEKEDALRVDVKTKETAHTEMLTFLFPKVEANSAIAALRWEKKEIPFKIEVDVKNVVMKGIKNDLRNSAGFTQTSWDNAANYAFNAGELDRALEWVNASISGNFFSKETFANLSLKSQILAKQGKTGEAMTFVDKAAKLGSTAQIFRLGTGLITLGQKDKALVILKDNVKNSKGAWPSNYGLAKAYSATGDYKNAIKAINTSLGNAPDRFKGRLNGDLEKLKKGQDIN, from the coding sequence ATGAAACAATTCAACTTAATTACAACTTGTATTGTGAGCGCAATGATGTTGCTCTCAATTCAAACAAATGCACAACTTACCACTCCAGAAGGAAGTCAGCGAGCACAGGTAATGCAACGTGTAGGGATTACTAATATCACCATTGATTATGGGAGGCCAAGTGTAAAGGAACGTGAAATCTGGGGGAAACTAGTTCCTTATGGATATAATAACCTGGGGTTTGGAACATCTAAAGCAGCACCTTGGAGAGCTGGGGCTAACAGCAATTCGACAATAACGTTTACTCACGATGTTAAAATCGAAGGAAAAGACATTAAAGCAGGGACTTACGGGCTTCATGTTGCGTTAAAAGAAGATGGCGGGGCTACGGTTATATTTTCTAATAATTCTACGTCCTGGGGAAGTTATTTTTATGATGAAAAAGAAGATGCTTTGCGTGTAGATGTTAAAACCAAAGAAACAGCACATACAGAAATGTTAACCTTTTTATTTCCTAAAGTTGAAGCTAATAGTGCTATAGCAGCATTGAGATGGGAGAAAAAGGAAATTCCTTTCAAGATCGAAGTCGATGTGAAAAATGTAGTAATGAAAGGTATTAAAAATGATCTTCGTAATTCTGCTGGTTTTACTCAAACAAGCTGGGATAACGCTGCGAATTATGCTTTTAATGCAGGTGAGTTAGATCGGGCATTAGAATGGGTTAATGCATCTATATCGGGTAATTTTTTTAGTAAAGAAACTTTTGCTAACCTATCTCTTAAATCACAAATTTTGGCTAAGCAAGGAAAAACAGGTGAAGCTATGACTTTTGTAGATAAAGCAGCTAAACTAGGAAGCACTGCACAGATTTTTAGATTAGGGACAGGGTTAATAACCTTAGGACAAAAAGATAAGGCACTTGTCATTTTAAAAGATAATGTAAAAAATAGTAAAGGTGCATGGCCATCTAACTATGGATTAGCAAAAGCATATTCGGCAACGGGAGATTATAAAAATGCTATAAAAGCGATAAACACATCACTAGGTAACGCTCCTGATCGATTTAAAGGAAGACTTAACGGCGATTTAGAAAAACTTAAAAAAGGCCAGGATATAAATTAG
- a CDS encoding peroxiredoxin family protein: protein MRKTAVLILLVVTIFSSCKKDKPSDLVEFKSGPWKATLEVKDNKKLPFLIEVMDDQTLRIFNAEETISVDEVIINKDSILIKLPVFEGYIAGRFIDSMTISGSFIKKSLDRVVPFTAKYGEQDRFEIVSKSNYDITGNWETVFSKDNEEDRYIAKGTFKQNGNMVTGTFRTTTGDYRYLEGVLNKDQLQLSTFDGAHAFLFTAQVTDSTLSGYFYSGNHWKEPFVAKRNENFKLPSEDSLTFLKEGHDTLEFSFPDVEGNQISLTDDRFKNKVVIVQVMGTWCPNCMDETKYYVEYQNKNKNNGAEFVALAFEYAKTKEKAFKSIKRLQQKLNITYPILLAQYGTSDKQKAQEKLPMLNHVLSYPTTIFIDKKGKVRKIHTGFNGPATGQKYIDFKKDFEDFVNQLLKE from the coding sequence ATGAGAAAAACAGCCGTACTTATTCTACTTGTTGTCACTATTTTTTCTTCTTGTAAGAAAGATAAACCATCTGATTTGGTTGAGTTTAAAAGTGGCCCATGGAAAGCAACACTAGAAGTTAAGGATAATAAAAAGCTTCCTTTTCTGATCGAAGTAATGGATGATCAGACCTTAAGAATTTTTAATGCCGAAGAAACAATTAGTGTTGATGAAGTTATAATTAATAAAGATTCTATACTAATTAAGCTTCCTGTTTTTGAGGGATATATTGCCGGTCGATTTATAGACTCTATGACAATTTCCGGAAGTTTTATTAAAAAAAGCCTGGATAGAGTAGTACCATTTACAGCAAAATATGGTGAGCAGGATCGATTTGAAATTGTTTCAAAATCGAATTATGATATTACGGGAAATTGGGAGACAGTTTTTAGTAAAGACAATGAAGAAGACAGGTATATTGCCAAAGGTACTTTTAAACAAAATGGAAATATGGTTACAGGTACATTTAGAACAACTACAGGAGACTATCGTTATTTGGAAGGTGTTTTAAATAAAGACCAACTACAATTATCAACTTTTGACGGAGCTCATGCTTTCTTATTTACTGCACAGGTAACAGATAGTACACTAAGCGGTTACTTTTATTCTGGCAATCACTGGAAAGAACCTTTTGTAGCTAAAAGAAATGAAAACTTTAAGTTACCTTCTGAAGATTCATTAACTTTTCTGAAAGAAGGACATGATACATTAGAATTTAGTTTTCCTGATGTCGAAGGAAATCAAATTTCACTTACAGATGATCGGTTTAAAAATAAAGTAGTCATCGTACAAGTTATGGGAACCTGGTGCCCTAATTGTATGGATGAAACCAAATATTATGTAGAGTATCAGAATAAAAATAAAAATAATGGAGCCGAATTTGTAGCATTAGCTTTTGAATATGCAAAGACCAAAGAAAAAGCATTTAAATCGATAAAAAGATTACAACAAAAATTGAACATAACCTACCCAATTCTTTTGGCTCAATATGGAACTTCAGATAAGCAAAAAGCACAAGAGAAACTGCCAATGCTAAACCATGTGTTGTCATATCCGACAACTATTTTTATTGATAAAAAAGGGAAGGTACGCAAAATACATACAGGATTCAATGGCCCGGCTACAGGTCAGAAATATATAGATTTTAAAAAAGATTTTGAAGACTTTGTTAATCAGCTGTTAAAAGAATAA